One segment of Pandoraea pnomenusa DNA contains the following:
- a CDS encoding GspE/PulE family protein: MRPLAERLRAALLRLGRRSGARVMAQPIADLREPEIQAFGWRQDLGITLAGAEHGSLVLVAMKPRLYLVLLEHTTFLGTQGSDLLERFDQAVRARHRLDLEGIYVGTTEEILLMQSRLQQQGDGDDRHDERRTGAYRNFDLIIERAIDAGASDIHFEFRDNRQVRVRMRIHGKLRVTGESDRLARDYHAMLDAVSAAYNSRADPSSRSHNHFDEAQHQSCSIPVTLRQRKYQLRFQSVKENRGVDVVLRLLVNEATEGDVLTLAQLGYSADQIEILEDAVHRSPGLTVIAGETGSGKSTTLRTLMTYERDSGKKFFSIEDPVEYIQPHMTQIPIQRRAEDGPGDSAFGAAAKVLLRGDPDKLMPGEIRDAETGSFAKSMTETGHQVLSTVHASSAFGIVSRLVSDEIGMPLAAVAAPNFLTAIIYQKLIPVLCEHCKRPARERLDDATLAIIGALGVDAAALRVEGPGCERCHGRGTSGQTVVAEVCELTDELLELLRAGQFWEAERHWRASHDGDLASPNMTGKSAMEHAIFKMSQGLVDPRDVEAAFCKLKKFHLRQTASPGGAASRRLACV, translated from the coding sequence ATGCGTCCCCTCGCTGAGCGTCTGCGCGCCGCACTGCTGCGTCTGGGGCGCCGCTCCGGTGCGCGCGTCATGGCCCAGCCCATTGCCGACCTGCGCGAGCCGGAGATCCAGGCGTTCGGCTGGCGGCAGGACCTCGGCATCACGTTGGCGGGTGCCGAGCACGGCTCGCTGGTCCTCGTGGCGATGAAGCCGCGGCTGTATCTGGTGTTGCTCGAACACACGACATTCCTGGGCACACAGGGCTCCGATCTGCTCGAACGCTTCGACCAGGCGGTGCGCGCCAGGCATCGCCTCGATCTGGAGGGCATCTACGTCGGCACCACCGAAGAAATCCTGCTGATGCAGTCACGCCTGCAGCAGCAGGGCGACGGCGACGACCGGCACGACGAGCGCCGCACCGGTGCCTATCGAAATTTCGATCTGATCATCGAGCGTGCCATCGACGCGGGGGCGTCGGACATTCACTTCGAATTTCGCGACAATCGCCAGGTACGGGTGCGCATGCGCATTCATGGCAAGCTGCGCGTGACGGGCGAGAGCGATCGTCTCGCACGCGACTATCACGCGATGCTCGATGCTGTGTCCGCCGCGTACAACTCGCGGGCCGATCCGAGCAGTCGCAGCCACAATCATTTCGACGAGGCGCAGCACCAGAGCTGCTCCATTCCGGTCACGCTGCGCCAGCGCAAGTATCAGTTGCGCTTCCAGAGCGTGAAGGAGAATCGCGGGGTGGACGTGGTGCTGCGCCTGCTGGTGAACGAGGCGACGGAAGGCGACGTGCTCACGCTCGCGCAACTCGGTTACTCCGCGGACCAGATCGAGATCCTGGAAGACGCGGTGCATCGCAGCCCCGGGCTGACCGTCATCGCGGGCGAGACGGGGTCGGGAAAGTCGACGACGCTGCGCACGCTCATGACGTACGAGCGCGACTCCGGCAAGAAATTCTTCTCCATCGAGGATCCCGTCGAGTACATCCAGCCACACATGACGCAGATCCCGATTCAGCGTCGTGCGGAAGACGGTCCGGGAGATTCCGCGTTCGGCGCCGCCGCGAAGGTGCTGCTGCGGGGAGATCCGGACAAGCTCATGCCGGGCGAGATTCGCGACGCGGAGACCGGGTCGTTCGCGAAGTCGATGACGGAGACGGGCCATCAGGTGCTCTCGACCGTGCATGCGTCGAGCGCGTTCGGAATCGTGTCGCGCCTCGTGAGCGACGAGATCGGCATGCCGCTGGCCGCCGTGGCCGCGCCGAATTTTCTCACGGCGATCATCTATCAGAAGCTCATTCCGGTGCTCTGCGAGCACTGCAAGCGGCCCGCGCGCGAACGGCTCGACGATGCCACGCTCGCGATCATCGGTGCGTTGGGCGTCGACGCCGCGGCGCTGCGCGTGGAGGGGCCGGGTTGCGAGCGGTGTCACGGGCGCGGCACCAGTGGGCAGACGGTCGTCGCCGAAGTGTGCGAGCTGACCGACGAGTTGCTGGAGCTGTTGCGCGCCGGCCAGTTCTGGGAGGCGGAGCGCCACTGGCGCGCGAGCCACGACGGCGATCTCGCCAGCCCGAACATGACCGGCAAGTCGGCGATGGAGCACGCGATATTCAAGATGTCGCAGGGTCTCGTCGATCCGCGCGACGTCGAAGCGGCCTTCTGCAAGCTCAAGAAATTTCATCTTCGTCAGACGGCGTCGCCGGGCGGTGCCGCGTCGCGCCGGCTCGCCTGTGTGTGA
- the pilO2 gene encoding type 4b pilus protein PilO2, producing the protein MGRALSNHLVVGAQWETLIGLQKEMAEIRSLARSRDASHFVVIDDGAGTRTVGLVSLPAHAADGTEPGGPALACLLGALVDGPNVAFLHPDPDDPAMILFVTLRDRRPELDLSVPAEQIRPRLEQWCAEVDGPVKIAGVQRANLPHADVVLTLDDIVASSGHEALAQARLKPVRKALPTRAIRLAGGVLVMLLVVAAAGWWGWRWYDDAQQAKRAAANRVDPIEAYRQALARAIAAEPFSAGASYARHLQRVVQQLPANAGGWRPASIDCKAQRCEIDWRRRDGGTFDLLLSQRPDARIVDLDHARETVSIAPDEAHAASTVVASLGAAKGDASARNEIESLEDDGEARVTPVPRNQFLRTAGARLQALGDYGMDIALTMPEPLVPVPPGVTSRDDVPPPLSKGEWKMAGHLAFVDSVAGLMMRAGNMSLSELKVVIDDGKPVFSAQGTYYVH; encoded by the coding sequence ATGGGGCGCGCATTGTCGAATCACCTGGTCGTGGGCGCGCAGTGGGAGACGCTCATCGGGCTGCAAAAGGAGATGGCCGAGATCCGCAGTCTCGCTCGCAGCCGTGACGCCTCGCACTTCGTCGTGATCGACGACGGCGCGGGGACACGTACCGTGGGTCTCGTGTCGTTGCCCGCGCACGCCGCCGACGGCACCGAGCCTGGCGGCCCCGCGCTGGCGTGCCTGCTCGGCGCGCTCGTCGACGGACCGAACGTCGCCTTCCTGCATCCCGACCCCGACGATCCGGCCATGATCCTGTTCGTCACGCTTCGGGACCGGCGTCCCGAGCTCGATCTGAGTGTGCCGGCCGAGCAGATCAGGCCGCGTCTCGAGCAATGGTGTGCCGAGGTCGACGGGCCGGTGAAAATTGCGGGCGTCCAGCGCGCCAATCTGCCGCATGCCGACGTGGTGCTGACGCTTGACGACATCGTCGCTTCCTCCGGGCACGAAGCGCTTGCGCAGGCGCGTCTGAAGCCGGTGCGAAAGGCCTTGCCCACGCGGGCCATCCGGCTCGCGGGCGGTGTGCTGGTCATGCTCTTGGTCGTGGCGGCGGCCGGATGGTGGGGGTGGCGATGGTACGACGACGCGCAACAGGCCAAACGCGCGGCCGCCAATCGGGTCGATCCGATCGAAGCGTACCGGCAGGCGCTGGCGCGGGCCATCGCGGCGGAGCCGTTCTCGGCCGGCGCGTCGTACGCGCGGCACTTGCAGCGTGTCGTGCAGCAGTTGCCGGCGAATGCCGGCGGATGGCGACCGGCGAGCATCGATTGCAAGGCGCAACGATGCGAGATCGACTGGCGCCGTCGTGACGGCGGCACCTTCGACCTGCTCCTGTCGCAACGGCCCGATGCCAGGATCGTCGATCTGGACCACGCTCGCGAAACCGTCTCGATCGCGCCGGACGAGGCGCATGCGGCGAGCACCGTGGTGGCGTCGCTGGGCGCCGCGAAAGGCGATGCCTCGGCCCGGAACGAGATCGAGTCGCTGGAAGACGACGGCGAGGCGCGCGTTACGCCGGTGCCACGAAATCAATTCCTGCGCACCGCTGGCGCACGACTTCAGGCGTTGGGCGACTACGGCATGGACATCGCGCTCACGATGCCCGAACCGCTCGTGCCCGTGCCGCCGGGCGTGACGTCGCGCGACGACGTGCCGCCTCCGCTGTCGAAAGGCGAATGGAAGATGGCCGGGCATCTGGCATTCGTCGATTCGGTCGCCGGCCTGATGATGCGGGCGGGCAACATGTCGCTCTCCGAGCTGAAGGTCGTGATCGACGACGGCAAACCCGTCTTCTCCGCTCAAGGAACCTACTATGTCCATTAA
- a CDS encoding polyphosphate kinase 2 family protein, with protein MFEKYRVALGKKLDLSAFDPADKPFAGDSKDDDKVRMAELALKLDELQTILHANSKHRVLLVLQGMDTAGKDSTIRAVFQNVDPLGIRVANFKAPTPIELARDFLWRVHRVVPAAGELVIFNRSHYEDVLITRVHDWIDADECKRRYEHINQFERLLSDNHTHIIKCFLYISSEEQRKRLQERIDDPNKHWKFELNDLKERSFWPQYTRAYEAALSATSTEYAPWYIVPSDSKRHRNLMVAELLVHALTELKLTYPPGRPELAGMKVE; from the coding sequence ATGTTCGAGAAATACCGCGTAGCGCTCGGCAAGAAGCTCGACCTGTCGGCATTCGATCCGGCCGACAAGCCGTTCGCCGGCGACAGCAAGGATGACGACAAGGTGCGCATGGCCGAGCTGGCCCTCAAGCTCGACGAATTGCAGACGATCCTGCACGCCAACAGCAAGCATCGCGTACTGCTGGTGCTGCAGGGCATGGACACCGCCGGCAAGGACAGCACCATTCGCGCCGTCTTTCAGAATGTCGACCCGCTCGGCATTCGCGTAGCCAACTTCAAGGCGCCGACACCCATCGAGCTGGCGCGTGACTTCCTGTGGCGCGTGCACAGGGTGGTGCCCGCGGCGGGCGAACTCGTGATCTTCAACAGGAGCCACTACGAAGACGTGCTCATCACGCGCGTGCACGACTGGATCGATGCCGACGAATGCAAGCGCCGCTACGAGCACATCAATCAGTTCGAACGTCTGCTCTCGGACAACCACACGCACATCATCAAGTGCTTCCTGTACATCTCCTCGGAAGAGCAGCGCAAGCGCCTGCAGGAGCGTATCGACGATCCGAACAAGCACTGGAAATTCGAGCTGAACGATCTCAAGGAACGCAGCTTCTGGCCGCAGTACACCAGGGCGTACGAGGCGGCGTTATCGGCCACCTCGACGGAATATGCGCCGTGGTATATCGTGCCCTCCGATTCGAAACGCCACCGCAACCTGATGGTGGCCGAGTTGCTGGTGCACGCGTTGACCGAACTGAAGCTGACCTACCCGCCGGGCAGGCCCGAACTGGCCGGGATGAAGGTGGAGTGA
- a CDS encoding toxin co-regulated pilus biosynthesis Q family protein, translating into MTLSGMRIASLLAALGSGMSPVHALEAGASAPGATWTFASHKPLTQAAGADPETPANRRPSQAGQALEARGGDLRPASVGGAQRLVAPPGASPSPGAAGLELVLRPADGRVSQAMRRYAERHGWQLAWEIERDFPIEYPATFRGDFLGIVEQIVRSLQNTDAPIRVKVYDANRVLRVVHATQ; encoded by the coding sequence ATGACTCTTTCCGGCATGCGTATTGCCTCGCTCCTGGCGGCGCTGGGTAGCGGAATGTCGCCGGTGCACGCGCTCGAAGCGGGGGCGTCGGCGCCCGGTGCGACGTGGACGTTCGCGAGTCACAAGCCGCTCACGCAGGCGGCCGGCGCCGACCCCGAGACGCCGGCAAACCGCCGTCCGAGCCAGGCCGGGCAGGCGCTGGAGGCGCGCGGCGGCGATCTCCGGCCGGCGTCCGTCGGCGGCGCTCAGCGCCTCGTGGCGCCACCGGGGGCCTCGCCGTCGCCTGGCGCGGCCGGTCTCGAACTCGTGCTGCGGCCGGCGGACGGCCGCGTCTCGCAGGCCATGCGGCGTTACGCCGAGCGCCACGGCTGGCAGCTCGCGTGGGAAATCGAGCGCGACTTCCCGATCGAGTATCCGGCCACGTTTCGCGGGGACTTTCTCGGCATCGTCGAACAGATCGTGCGCTCGCTGCAGAACACGGACGCGCCGATTCGCGTGAAGGTGTACGACGCCAACCGCGTGCTGCGCGTGGTGCACGCCACACAATGA
- a CDS encoding secretin N-terminal domain-containing protein → MRKRLGVLCAITLLAACGTPGMLTRTDENVTETRAAAQSSMATHSAPPIRAIEHVDGAWLSKKSVAVSATVALPEFFKRNVRFSTGAPLPMSVLLAQVARGNGLTIRLASDVACDTAGDMGRDLRDGRSGPGGSVGHGAGALFQVNCTESGEPAVPLQYQGTLSGLLDTIAHRSGTHWRYRDGVVQFARYVTQTFQIKMMPGSSSYRASVGKASKMKADRGSTDGGGGGTPGGVDLSFNADANVTVASELDYWADLVKTVTDMLSPGGRVTPSVVTSSLVVTDTADVVERVARYIDAENAVLGRQVKLRVQVYSVDLTERSAAGIDWKLVYQSASGLVAGLSGPALSGGLMGDRGGLSLTKIPNGRLAGSTAFFKALSQQGRVSTVIDTTVVTLNNQPAPVAVTQNQGFVAQTKMTPGNYGGQAVVTAEQAVLTTGFVMNLLPTLMDNRSVMLQVQIDMSDLKRLEKINLRTGKESESGGDGASARVRLGEDGKGPRVDIRDDGDARDRRDRRDRSDDGLGIGTFMQLPLTASVQTMQRASLKSGDTLVLSGFRRKDDSTDRDGIFNYQGGTKEAHQRVNEIVILISPELTEGV, encoded by the coding sequence ATGAGAAAGCGACTCGGCGTGTTGTGCGCCATCACGTTACTGGCGGCGTGCGGCACGCCGGGGATGCTGACCAGGACAGACGAGAACGTCACCGAGACGCGTGCTGCCGCACAGTCGTCGATGGCAACGCACTCGGCGCCGCCGATCCGCGCCATCGAGCACGTCGACGGCGCGTGGCTGTCGAAGAAATCGGTTGCCGTGAGCGCGACCGTCGCACTTCCCGAATTCTTCAAGCGCAATGTGCGCTTCTCGACCGGCGCCCCGCTGCCCATGTCGGTGTTGCTCGCGCAGGTCGCGCGTGGCAACGGGCTGACGATTCGCCTGGCTTCCGACGTGGCGTGCGACACCGCCGGCGACATGGGCCGCGACCTGCGCGACGGCAGGAGCGGACCCGGCGGATCCGTCGGTCATGGTGCCGGTGCCCTCTTTCAGGTGAACTGCACCGAGTCGGGCGAGCCTGCCGTGCCGCTGCAATACCAGGGCACGCTCTCCGGCCTGCTGGATACCATCGCCCACCGGTCGGGCACCCACTGGCGCTATCGCGACGGCGTGGTGCAGTTCGCGCGCTATGTCACGCAGACCTTCCAGATCAAGATGATGCCCGGCAGTTCGTCGTATCGCGCGTCGGTCGGCAAGGCCTCGAAGATGAAGGCCGATCGCGGTTCGACCGACGGCGGCGGGGGCGGCACGCCGGGCGGTGTCGACCTGAGCTTCAACGCCGATGCGAACGTCACGGTGGCGTCGGAACTCGACTATTGGGCGGACCTCGTCAAGACCGTGACGGACATGCTCTCGCCGGGCGGGCGCGTGACGCCGTCGGTCGTCACGAGTTCGCTCGTCGTCACCGATACGGCGGACGTCGTCGAACGGGTCGCGCGTTACATCGACGCCGAGAACGCCGTACTTGGAAGGCAGGTGAAACTCCGGGTGCAGGTCTATTCCGTCGATTTGACCGAGCGTTCGGCGGCCGGCATCGACTGGAAGCTGGTGTACCAGTCCGCGAGCGGCCTGGTGGCGGGCTTGTCAGGTCCGGCGCTGAGCGGCGGTTTGATGGGCGATCGCGGCGGCCTGAGTCTCACCAAGATTCCGAACGGGCGCCTGGCCGGCTCCACGGCATTCTTCAAGGCGCTCAGTCAGCAGGGGCGCGTGAGCACGGTGATCGACACCACGGTGGTCACGTTGAACAACCAGCCCGCGCCGGTGGCCGTCACGCAGAATCAGGGCTTTGTCGCGCAAACGAAGATGACGCCGGGCAACTACGGTGGGCAGGCGGTGGTCACGGCCGAACAGGCAGTGCTGACCACGGGCTTCGTCATGAACCTGCTGCCCACGCTGATGGATAACCGCAGCGTGATGCTTCAGGTGCAGATCGATATGTCCGATCTCAAGCGGCTCGAGAAGATCAACCTGCGCACGGGCAAGGAGTCGGAGAGCGGTGGCGACGGCGCGAGCGCGCGCGTGCGGCTGGGTGAGGACGGTAAGGGGCCGCGCGTGGACATCCGCGACGACGGCGATGCGCGGGACCGGCGAGATCGGCGCGATCGCAGCGACGACGGCCTGGGCATTGGCACGTTCATGCAGTTGCCGCTGACCGCGTCGGTCCAGACGATGCAGCGCGCTTCGCTCAAATCGGGCGATACGCTTGTGCTCAGCGGCTTTCGCCGCAAGGATGACAGCACCGACCGCGACGGCATCTTCAACTACCAGGGCGGCACGAAGGAGGCGCACCAGCGTGTGAACGAGATCGTGATCCTGATCTCGCCGGAACTGACCGAGGGCGTGTGA
- a CDS encoding prepilin peptidase, translating to MPSSLDPLWQALYALPNDVAVAMMGAFGLLVGSFVNVVVHRVPRMLEAQWAREVAEWTGQLPPVAPRFNLAWPPSRCPRCETRIALRHNIPVLGYLWLRGRCAGCGAGISMRYPLVEVTVAAMFAAIAWHFLPSRQYLPMLAWCGFGATMLALALIDVDTRLLPDALTLPLVWAGLLCSAAGVTLPVDASVTGAALGYGAMWTMAGAYRALTGQDGLGGGDAKLVAACGAWLGWVGVPLMLAFGATAATLAFAVLALWRGRAVRAPLPFGPWLSLGALASALWGEPFLGLWLYPGG from the coding sequence ATGCCGTCGTCACTCGATCCGCTCTGGCAGGCGCTGTACGCATTGCCCAACGATGTCGCGGTGGCGATGATGGGGGCGTTCGGCCTGCTCGTCGGAAGCTTCGTGAACGTGGTTGTGCATCGTGTGCCGCGCATGCTCGAAGCGCAATGGGCGCGCGAGGTGGCCGAATGGACCGGGCAATTGCCACCGGTTGCGCCACGTTTCAATCTGGCCTGGCCGCCATCGCGCTGTCCGCGTTGCGAGACGCGCATCGCCCTGCGGCACAACATCCCCGTACTCGGTTACCTCTGGCTGCGCGGACGCTGTGCCGGTTGCGGCGCGGGGATCTCCATGCGATATCCGCTCGTCGAAGTGACGGTGGCGGCCATGTTCGCGGCGATTGCGTGGCACTTTCTGCCTTCGAGACAGTATCTGCCCATGCTCGCCTGGTGTGGGTTCGGCGCGACGATGCTGGCGCTCGCCCTCATCGACGTGGACACACGCCTGCTCCCCGACGCGCTGACGTTGCCGCTGGTGTGGGCCGGATTGCTGTGCAGCGCCGCGGGGGTGACGCTGCCCGTCGACGCCTCCGTGACCGGGGCCGCGCTGGGATACGGGGCGATGTGGACGATGGCCGGCGCGTACCGCGCGCTGACCGGTCAGGACGGTCTGGGCGGGGGCGACGCCAAGCTCGTGGCCGCGTGCGGTGCGTGGCTCGGCTGGGTTGGCGTGCCGCTGATGCTCGCGTTCGGCGCCACCGCGGCCACGCTCGCCTTTGCCGTGCTGGCGCTCTGGCGCGGTCGCGCCGTGCGTGCACCGTTGCCGTTCGGACCGTGGCTGAGTCTCGGCGCGCTGGCGAGCGCACTGTGGGGCGAGCCGTTCCTAGGTCTGTGGCTGTATCCGGGCGGCTAA
- a CDS encoding GMC family oxidoreductase, whose translation MDYDYVIVGGGSAGCALAARLADGAPQCTIALIEAGPPDDSFLVRLPLGLAALVPFRSRRNYGYRTTPQAGLGGRQGYQPRGRGLGGSSSINAMIYTRGHPDDYNDWAQAGCDGWGWSDVLPYFRRSENNERNTHGADAWHGSGGPLNVADLRTINPFSRHYVDAAREAGFPVTDDFNGPQYEGAGIYQVTQKDGQRWNAARAYLHGKSRANLHVITDALVQRIVFDGKRATGVKLQRRGALETIRARAEVVLSAGAFNSPQLLMCSGIGPAAQLRAHGVAVLVDAPGVGENLQDHIDFIINKYVAHRELVGYTPAGLWHLLTQGFEYLRTRRGLFASNVAEAGGFLKSDPALARPDLQMHFLVGVCDNHNRRLHLPRGLSLHACVLRPRSRGRVTLASADMRDAPRIDPAFLQAQEDVDTLLRGVRVIRRILAAPSLARFGGRELHTRGVESDEALTALIRERADTIYHPVGTCRMGSDATSVVDPALRVRGVEGLRVVDASIMPTLIGGNTNAPSIMIGEKAADLMLAHAIGSPQANTAAARASSTPSEGAPALAARIQPQT comes from the coding sequence ATGGACTACGACTACGTCATTGTCGGCGGCGGTTCGGCCGGTTGTGCACTGGCCGCGCGACTGGCCGACGGTGCGCCGCAGTGCACGATCGCGCTCATCGAGGCGGGTCCGCCCGACGACAGCTTTCTCGTTCGCCTGCCGCTGGGACTGGCGGCACTCGTGCCGTTTCGCTCGCGCCGCAACTATGGCTATCGCACCACGCCCCAGGCGGGATTGGGTGGCCGCCAGGGTTACCAGCCACGCGGACGTGGCCTGGGCGGGTCCAGCTCGATCAACGCCATGATCTACACGCGCGGCCACCCCGACGATTACAACGACTGGGCGCAGGCCGGGTGCGACGGCTGGGGATGGAGCGACGTGCTTCCCTACTTCCGCCGCAGCGAGAACAACGAACGCAACACGCATGGCGCCGACGCGTGGCACGGCAGCGGAGGTCCCCTCAACGTTGCCGACCTTCGCACGATCAACCCGTTCTCGCGTCATTACGTCGACGCCGCGCGTGAGGCCGGATTTCCGGTGACCGACGATTTCAACGGTCCGCAGTACGAAGGCGCGGGCATCTATCAGGTGACGCAAAAGGATGGGCAACGCTGGAATGCGGCGCGCGCCTATCTGCATGGAAAATCGCGCGCGAACCTGCATGTCATCACCGACGCGCTCGTGCAGCGCATCGTCTTCGACGGCAAGCGCGCGACCGGCGTCAAGCTGCAACGCCGCGGCGCGCTCGAGACGATTCGCGCCCGCGCCGAAGTGGTGCTGAGCGCCGGCGCGTTCAACTCGCCGCAGCTGCTCATGTGCTCGGGCATTGGCCCCGCCGCACAACTTCGCGCACACGGTGTGGCCGTGCTCGTCGACGCGCCGGGGGTGGGAGAGAACCTGCAGGACCACATCGACTTCATCATCAACAAGTACGTTGCGCACCGCGAACTGGTCGGCTACACCCCGGCGGGGCTCTGGCATCTGCTCACGCAGGGTTTCGAATATCTGCGCACACGCCGCGGGCTGTTCGCGAGCAACGTGGCCGAAGCCGGTGGTTTCCTGAAGAGCGATCCGGCGCTCGCGCGGCCGGATCTTCAGATGCACTTCCTGGTCGGGGTTTGCGACAACCACAATCGCCGCTTGCATCTGCCGCGCGGGCTGTCGCTGCACGCTTGCGTATTGCGGCCCAGGAGCCGCGGGCGCGTGACGCTTGCCTCGGCGGACATGCGCGACGCGCCGCGCATCGACCCCGCTTTCCTGCAGGCGCAGGAAGATGTCGATACCTTGCTGCGCGGCGTACGCGTCATTCGCCGCATCCTCGCGGCGCCATCGCTCGCACGATTCGGTGGGCGGGAGTTGCACACCCGCGGCGTGGAATCGGATGAAGCGCTGACCGCGCTGATCCGCGAACGCGCCGACACCATCTATCATCCGGTCGGCACCTGCCGGATGGGCAGCGATGCGACGTCGGTCGTCGACCCGGCGCTGCGGGTGCGTGGCGTGGAGGGCCTGCGCGTCGTGGACGCGTCGATCATGCCCACGCTCATTGGCGGCAACACCAACGCGCCATCGATCATGATCGGCGAGAAGGCGGCCGACCTGATGCTCGCGCACGCCATCGGCTCGCCGCAGGCAAACACCGCCGCCGCGCGCGCGTCGTCGACACCGTCGGAAGGTGCGCCGGCCTTAGCCGCCCGGATACAGCCACAGACCTAG
- a CDS encoding type II secretion system protein, giving the protein MTVRTDANAIAKRNTPRIQRLRQRRQRGVTLVELSVAVAVMGLIMAGAMVGVPRLMNSVKLSQEMKDWQMSALAVQNGVASGILTTQSTPEKILEMAVAEPFNRTNGGKSLLNRFGGNITINPVPGTTYPSSGVMVKSVGYPSAQCEEFAAKMIGTFATLSINGAEIKKGDAVDKTKIVDACKSNGGSDVTQADLDFTIAG; this is encoded by the coding sequence ATGACTGTACGTACCGACGCAAACGCCATCGCGAAACGCAATACACCCCGGATTCAACGACTGCGTCAGCGCCGGCAGCGCGGCGTCACCCTGGTGGAACTCTCGGTCGCCGTCGCCGTGATGGGCCTGATCATGGCCGGCGCGATGGTCGGTGTGCCGCGGCTCATGAACAGCGTGAAGCTCTCGCAGGAAATGAAGGACTGGCAGATGTCGGCGCTGGCCGTGCAGAACGGTGTGGCCTCGGGCATCCTCACGACGCAATCGACCCCGGAAAAGATCCTGGAGATGGCCGTGGCGGAACCGTTCAATCGCACCAACGGCGGCAAGTCGCTGCTCAATCGCTTCGGCGGCAACATCACGATCAATCCGGTGCCGGGCACCACGTATCCGTCCAGCGGCGTGATGGTCAAGTCGGTCGGCTATCCCAGCGCGCAGTGCGAGGAATTCGCCGCCAAGATGATCGGCACGTTCGCCACACTGAGCATCAACGGCGCGGAAATCAAGAAGGGCGACGCGGTCGACAAGACCAAGATCGTGGACGCGTGCAAATCGAACGGCGGCAGCGACGTCACGCAGGCGGATCTGGACTTCACCATCGCCGGATGA